In Desulfofundulus kuznetsovii DSM 6115, the following are encoded in one genomic region:
- the speE gene encoding polyamine aminopropyltransferase, whose protein sequence is MNCWFTELQTDHMKLSCRVKKVLCEEKTPFQHLAVYDTVQFGRMLALDDVIQTTVKDEFVYHEMIAHVGLNTHPNPRRVLVIGGGDGGSIREILKHSSVEQATLVEIDERVIAAAREYLPEISCALDDPRVRVIVDDGIKHVKENRNTYDMIIVDSTDPVGPAEGLFGKAFYQDVHDALTEDGLFVAQTESPFFNQDIISRVFRDIRSIFPITRLFLACVPTYPGGLWSFTMGSKKYDPRQVNVLELPDLKTRYYSPAIHRAAFELPPFVAELVEQG, encoded by the coding sequence ATGAACTGCTGGTTTACTGAATTGCAGACCGACCACATGAAACTGAGCTGCCGGGTGAAAAAGGTATTGTGCGAAGAAAAAACGCCTTTCCAGCACCTGGCCGTTTATGACACGGTCCAGTTTGGGCGCATGCTGGCTTTGGATGACGTCATTCAGACTACCGTGAAGGATGAGTTTGTCTATCATGAAATGATCGCCCACGTGGGTCTGAACACCCATCCCAACCCCCGCCGGGTGCTGGTCATCGGTGGAGGGGACGGGGGTTCCATCAGGGAAATCCTCAAACATTCTTCAGTGGAGCAGGCCACCCTGGTGGAGATTGATGAACGGGTGATTGCCGCCGCCAGGGAGTACCTGCCGGAAATCAGCTGTGCTCTGGATGACCCCCGGGTGCGGGTTATTGTGGACGACGGCATCAAGCATGTGAAGGAAAACCGTAACACCTATGACATGATTATTGTGGATTCCACCGATCCCGTAGGTCCCGCGGAAGGCCTTTTCGGGAAGGCCTTTTACCAGGATGTCCATGATGCACTAACTGAAGACGGCCTGTTTGTTGCCCAAACCGAATCTCCCTTTTTCAACCAGGACATCATCTCCCGTGTATTCAGGGATATCCGGAGCATTTTTCCCATCACCAGGCTGTTTTTAGCCTGTGTTCCCACTTACCCCGGTGGTTTGTGGAGCTTTACCATGGGCAGCAAGAAATACGACCCCCGGCAGGTAAATGTGCTGGAGTTACCCGATTTGAAAACCAGGTATTACAGCCCGGCCATCCACCGGGCGGCCTTTGAGTTGCCTCCCTTTGTGGCGGAGCTGGTTGAACAAGGTTAA
- a CDS encoding pyruvoyl-dependent arginine decarboxylase, which translates to MLPTPKKFFLTAASAEGHSELTAFDNALLAGRIGNINLIRVSSILPPGAEYDPELSIPPGSLVPTAYGYIISEVPGELIAAAVGIGFSEDTFGVIMEFAGKCSQKEAEARIEAMLREAFASRGMKLADMKIAATEHRVEKIGCALAAVPLWY; encoded by the coding sequence GTGTTGCCCACCCCAAAGAAATTTTTTCTCACCGCTGCCAGTGCTGAGGGGCACAGCGAATTGACAGCATTTGACAATGCCCTTCTGGCCGGCCGTATCGGAAATATTAATCTGATTCGGGTTAGCAGTATTCTGCCTCCCGGAGCGGAGTACGACCCTGAATTGTCAATTCCTCCCGGTTCCCTGGTGCCCACCGCTTACGGTTACATCATCAGCGAGGTTCCGGGAGAATTGATTGCCGCGGCCGTGGGCATAGGTTTTTCGGAGGATACCTTTGGCGTGATCATGGAGTTTGCGGGTAAATGCTCGCAAAAAGAAGCCGAAGCGCGCATTGAGGCTATGTTGCGGGAAGCCTTTGCCTCCCGGGGTATGAAACTGGCGGACATGAAGATTGCAGCCACCGAGCACCGGGTGGAAAAAATCGGTTGCGCCCTGGCGGCCGTACCGCTGTGGTATTAA
- the aprB gene encoding adenylyl-sulfate reductase subunit beta, translated as MPSYVIAEKCDGCKGQDKTACMYICPNDLMVLDKERMKAYNRDPQMCWECACCVKICPQQAMDLRGYADFVPMGASTIPLRGSEDIMWTIKFRNGTIKRFKFPIRTTPEGSIVPDAGFETGTDDLKSYVLFTEPGSLGCEVPTLKK; from the coding sequence ATGCCAAGTTATGTAATCGCTGAAAAATGTGACGGCTGCAAAGGGCAGGACAAAACCGCATGCATGTACATTTGTCCTAACGACCTGATGGTCCTGGACAAAGAAAGAATGAAGGCGTACAACCGGGATCCTCAAATGTGCTGGGAGTGTGCATGCTGCGTTAAGATTTGCCCGCAGCAGGCCATGGACCTGAGGGGTTACGCCGACTTTGTTCCCATGGGTGCCAGCACCATTCCTTTAAGAGGTTCGGAAGACATTATGTGGACCATCAAGTTCCGGAACGGCACCATTAAGCGCTTCAAGTTCCCCATCCGGACCACGCCGGAAGGTTCCATCGTACCCGATGCTGGCTTCGAGACCGGCACTGACGATCTGAAGAGTTATGTACTGTTTACTGAACCCGGTTCCCTGGGCTGCGAAGTTCCGACCCTGAAGAAATAA
- a CDS encoding ABC transporter substrate-binding protein — protein sequence MLKRIIFLLTLFLCLWLFYIKGLVPVVPTSWLKEKQEFLVYLQETEARTLDPARADDLASARVLANIFEGLVRLRTGTEVEPCLATRWEVSRDGRQWTFYLRPNVTFHDGTPFNAEAVKFNVERLLNQQNRYTYAAFTYGMVQSVEVIDSLTVRFNLKYPYAPFLYNLAMPVAAPMVSPRAVQQYKEEFWKHPAGTGPFIFQQWKENNEIILVANPRYWGVKPSIPGVIFRTVPDPNMRIKLLLSRSAQISEGIPPQGLAALKNKGFRVINTPGLDISYLGFYTNKGPFRDAALRRAARQACDPQELAERLFSGQTIMARGPLPPGTLGYEQTPEPLSPEPERARRDLIAAGYTPGLQITLLAYANTRPYNPAGGERLARALGEQLERAGFSCSIKIYPWDEFKKALFRQEGDAFIYGWTSDNGDPDNFLYTLFSSAQTASGLNTTRYRNPRVDTLLITAQQTVDSSLRARLYRNVLLHIKEDVPMVFLHHSLHTLVVADNVQGVIIRPHGIPYLGNAQISE from the coding sequence ATGCTCAAGCGAATCATTTTTCTGTTAACCCTCTTTTTGTGTCTCTGGCTTTTTTACATAAAGGGACTGGTGCCGGTGGTACCTACATCCTGGTTAAAGGAAAAACAGGAGTTTTTAGTTTATTTGCAGGAAACAGAAGCTCGCACCCTGGACCCGGCGCGGGCAGACGACCTGGCTTCCGCCCGCGTGCTGGCCAATATCTTCGAGGGATTGGTACGGCTCAGGACGGGTACGGAAGTAGAACCATGCCTGGCCACACGCTGGGAAGTTTCCCGGGATGGGCGGCAGTGGACGTTCTATCTCCGGCCTAACGTAACCTTTCATGATGGCACTCCTTTTAATGCTGAGGCGGTAAAGTTTAATGTCGAGAGGTTGCTCAATCAACAAAATCGCTATACTTACGCCGCTTTTACTTACGGGATGGTCCAATCGGTAGAAGTGATAGACTCCTTAACTGTACGATTTAATTTAAAATACCCTTATGCTCCTTTTCTTTATAACCTGGCCATGCCCGTGGCCGCTCCGATGGTCAGTCCCCGAGCGGTGCAACAGTACAAGGAGGAGTTCTGGAAACACCCTGCCGGAACGGGTCCATTTATCTTTCAACAGTGGAAAGAGAATAATGAAATAATTCTTGTAGCCAACCCCCGCTATTGGGGGGTTAAGCCATCCATACCAGGAGTAATCTTCCGTACCGTTCCTGATCCAAACATGAGAATAAAACTCCTTTTATCTAGAAGCGCCCAGATCAGTGAAGGTATTCCCCCGCAAGGGCTGGCAGCCTTAAAAAATAAGGGGTTCCGGGTGATCAATACACCCGGTCTTGACATTAGCTACCTGGGCTTTTATACCAATAAGGGTCCATTTCGTGACGCAGCGTTACGCCGGGCGGCCCGGCAGGCCTGTGACCCCCAGGAACTGGCGGAACGATTATTCTCCGGGCAAACAATCATGGCCAGAGGCCCCCTGCCTCCCGGGACACTGGGTTATGAACAAACTCCCGAACCGTTGTCACCAGAACCCGAAAGGGCCCGCAGGGATTTAATTGCCGCCGGCTACACCCCCGGGTTGCAAATTACTCTTCTGGCCTATGCCAATACTCGCCCCTACAACCCCGCGGGGGGAGAAAGACTGGCCCGGGCTCTGGGCGAACAACTAGAAAGGGCCGGTTTTTCCTGTTCCATTAAGATTTACCCTTGGGACGAATTTAAAAAAGCACTCTTCCGCCAGGAAGGAGACGCCTTTATTTACGGGTGGACGAGCGATAACGGTGATCCGGACAATTTTCTTTATACGCTCTTCTCTTCGGCACAAACTGCCAGCGGTCTTAATACCACCCGTTATCGCAACCCCCGGGTAGACACCCTGCTCATCACTGCGCAACAAACAGTGGACAGCAGTCTTCGGGCACGGCTTTACCGGAATGTTCTCCTGCACATCAAGGAGGATGTTCCCATGGTATTTCTCCACCATAGTTTACACACGCTCGTTGTCGCTGATAATGTTCAAGGTGTAATAATACGCCCCCACGGAATACCTTATCTAGGAAACGCACAAATAAGCGAATAA
- a CDS encoding DUF6955 family protein — MSITINIWINEERYEKLQKAGLANMAEEALAGLKVIKVPCTEQQKDKVLKVFPTAKYDSATTKSIELLPREVKDKIFDLVVEKQSIDVMDDFLKNY; from the coding sequence ATGTCCATTACCATTAATATCTGGATCAACGAAGAGAGGTATGAGAAGCTGCAAAAAGCCGGTCTGGCCAACATGGCGGAAGAGGCACTGGCCGGCCTGAAGGTGATTAAGGTCCCCTGCACCGAGCAACAAAAGGATAAAGTGTTAAAAGTCTTCCCCACGGCTAAATACGACTCTGCCACCACCAAGAGCATCGAGTTGCTGCCCAGAGAAGTAAAAGATAAGATCTTTGACCTGGTGGTTGAAAAGCAAAGCATAGACGTAATGGATGATTTCCTTAAAAACTACTAA
- a CDS encoding TIM barrel protein, translating to MGIRFGPAGNPPSFQAQGYKSSLDMPAWLRGQGLNAYEYQCVRGVHIGEATARKLGKVARENGVFLSIHAPYYITLGTTDPVFREKTKMHLLKSMQAAQWMGASPVVFHPGTGGGKDRTGAMARARELLLEILAVAEEMGLGDIRVAPETAGKPAQLGNLDEVLEFCTLDPRVVPAVDFAHLHAAGQGALKTVEDFATVLDRVESLLGKEAVQKLHIHFSPIEFTKAGEKRHRTTLDDGFGPDFSLLARLIVERNLTPTIICESYDRQVEDALVFKALYEQIKEKAGG from the coding sequence ATGGGCATACGTTTCGGGCCGGCAGGAAACCCGCCATCCTTTCAGGCCCAGGGGTATAAAAGTTCCCTGGACATGCCCGCCTGGTTAAGGGGGCAGGGTCTTAATGCCTATGAATATCAGTGTGTTCGGGGAGTGCATATCGGAGAAGCTACGGCCAGGAAACTTGGGAAAGTGGCCCGGGAAAACGGGGTATTCTTAAGCATTCATGCCCCCTATTACATCACCTTAGGGACTACCGATCCTGTTTTCAGGGAAAAAACAAAGATGCACTTGCTGAAATCTATGCAGGCCGCCCAGTGGATGGGGGCTTCCCCGGTGGTCTTTCACCCGGGAACGGGAGGTGGAAAGGACAGAACCGGCGCTATGGCCAGGGCCAGGGAGCTCTTGCTGGAGATTCTAGCGGTAGCGGAGGAAATGGGATTGGGGGATATCCGTGTGGCGCCGGAAACGGCGGGCAAACCGGCACAACTGGGTAATCTGGACGAGGTGCTGGAGTTTTGTACCCTGGACCCCCGGGTGGTGCCGGCCGTGGACTTTGCCCATTTACATGCGGCCGGTCAGGGGGCATTGAAAACGGTAGAGGATTTTGCAACCGTTTTAGATCGGGTTGAAAGCCTTTTGGGCAAAGAGGCGGTTCAGAAACTGCATATTCATTTCAGCCCCATTGAATTCACCAAAGCCGGGGAAAAAAGACACCGCACCACATTGGATGATGGTTTTGGTCCCGATTTCAGCCTTTTGGCCCGGCTGATCGTGGAAAGAAACCTCACCCCCACCATTATCTGCGAATCCTATGATCGCCAGGTGGAAGACGCCCTCGTCTTTAAAGCACTTTACGAGCAAATAAAAGAAAAGGCAGGGGGTTGA
- the sat gene encoding sulfate adenylyltransferase, which produces MTYIGHGGKEIVERVLEPEKAAEAIKGLTPVPIRGQIAREIIDIAYGFFTPLEGFMTRADVEGVCNEMKLANGVLWPIPIVFDISTEEINEKGIKEGDKLLLTYQDKPMAILEVEEIFTYDKQEMAQKVYGTTEDKHPGVARTYNYKDKFIGGKITLVNPPKINPPFDEFFFTPKQLRQKFAEKGWQRVVAHQTRNVPHTGHEWLMKGAWLSTHGELPVEKTLTGVLVNAIIGEKRKGDYIDEAIVLCHDVLRKAGYFREDVHLTSITLWDMRYAGPKEAVFHAILRSNLGLTHHMFGRDHAGVGTYYDPYDAHRIFDQIPEGALNIKPIRVLAWWYCPICGEVTYSGLCGHKEHSQNFSGTLIRSIIQDGVKPPRLIFRPEVFDLIMECAEKYGFGSAFVTDKYLKERNPVFSLPDMKY; this is translated from the coding sequence ATGACCTATATTGGCCATGGCGGCAAAGAAATTGTGGAAAGGGTTTTAGAACCGGAAAAAGCTGCTGAGGCAATTAAAGGTTTAACTCCGGTACCTATCCGTGGGCAAATAGCGAGGGAAATCATAGATATTGCTTACGGATTTTTCACACCCCTGGAAGGATTTATGACCAGGGCGGACGTAGAAGGCGTTTGCAATGAAATGAAGCTCGCCAATGGTGTGCTGTGGCCTATCCCCATTGTCTTCGATATTTCCACCGAAGAAATCAACGAAAAAGGTATTAAAGAGGGCGACAAGCTGCTGTTGACCTACCAGGATAAGCCGATGGCCATCCTTGAAGTAGAAGAGATCTTCACCTATGACAAGCAGGAGATGGCCCAGAAGGTCTACGGCACAACGGAGGACAAACACCCCGGTGTTGCCAGGACGTATAACTACAAGGATAAGTTTATCGGTGGGAAAATTACCCTTGTCAACCCGCCCAAGATTAACCCTCCTTTTGACGAATTCTTCTTTACTCCAAAACAACTGAGGCAGAAATTTGCCGAAAAAGGCTGGCAGAGAGTCGTAGCCCATCAAACCAGAAACGTACCCCATACCGGACACGAATGGCTCATGAAGGGCGCCTGGTTGTCTACTCACGGTGAACTGCCCGTGGAGAAGACCCTTACCGGCGTGCTGGTCAATGCCATTATCGGCGAGAAAAGAAAAGGCGATTACATCGACGAGGCCATTGTTTTGTGCCACGATGTGTTGCGCAAAGCGGGCTACTTCAGGGAAGACGTACATTTGACCTCTATTACCCTCTGGGATATGCGCTATGCCGGTCCCAAAGAGGCTGTTTTCCACGCCATTTTGAGATCCAACCTCGGTTTGACCCACCACATGTTTGGCCGGGACCATGCTGGAGTAGGTACTTATTATGATCCATACGATGCCCACAGAATATTTGACCAGATCCCCGAAGGTGCATTGAACATTAAACCCATCCGTGTACTTGCCTGGTGGTATTGCCCCATTTGCGGTGAGGTAACCTATTCCGGGCTGTGTGGCCACAAGGAGCACAGTCAAAACTTCAGCGGCACTTTGATCAGGAGCATCATCCAAGATGGTGTGAAGCCACCTCGCCTGATCTTCAGACCCGAAGTATTTGACCTCATCATGGAATGCGCAGAAAAGTACGGCTTTGGTTCTGCTTTTGTTACAGACAAGTACTTAAAGGAGCGGAACCCCGTTTTTAGCCTTCCCGATATGAAGTACTAG
- a CDS encoding Lon protease family protein — protein sequence MAATETTETRNRLRVPVDRLRRRCHPEELTWETTSQVTPLKDFIGQERAVRAMEFGLAMSAPGYNIYVAGPPGTGKSTYTQEVLTRRACLKAVPNDWCILYNFANPDQPLAVSLPPGRGQVFKRDMEELISDLRIAIPKAFEGTDYEQNKQSVLQEVENQLQEALEQLRQEASKAGFAMKQGPTGFMFLPLKEGRLMSQEEFEALTPEERRDMENRARALQQKLEEIVTSGRSLEKKAKQRIQALEREIAGSAIGPLVERLQEKYRDFPRVVRYLGEVAEDISRNLDHFKSPESPTVLTPLGFPIETQDLFKRYQVNLFVNNGETRGAPVVVEPNPHYYNLFGKVEYRSFMGSLSTDFTMIKAGAIHRANGGYLVLQARDVLADPIVWDTLKKALKNRQVVVENIGEQFRLVPTATLKPEPIPLNVKVVLIGSHYLYHLLHAFDEDFQKFFKVKVDFDTEMPRTPENLRHYAAFVSSVCDRENLKHFDRTGLAELIEHGSRLAANQHKLSTRFNEVIEIVYEAAAWAEMEGATYVSAPHVRRAIEERVYRSNRLEEKIQEMMLQRKILVDTDGAVVGQVNGLSVLDVGDYSFGRPSRITAKTFMGQEGVVNIERETRMSGSLHTKGILTLAGFLGDRFAQDKPLRLSARITFEQLYEGVDGDSASSAELYALLSALSGLPINQGLAVTGSVNQHGEIQPIGGVNEKIEGFFAVCKARGLTGEQGVIIPAQNIDNLMLKHEVVEAVQQGRFHIYAVRTVEEGIELLTGVPAGTKQRDGSYPENTVFHLVDEKLRQYAEGLTSFGHGNSCPKSCGK from the coding sequence ATGGCCGCTACAGAAACAACAGAGACAAGAAACCGCCTGCGGGTACCAGTAGACAGACTGCGACGCCGCTGCCACCCGGAAGAATTAACCTGGGAAACCACCTCCCAGGTAACCCCGCTCAAGGATTTTATCGGCCAGGAACGCGCCGTGCGGGCCATGGAGTTCGGCCTGGCCATGAGCGCCCCCGGTTACAATATTTATGTTGCCGGCCCGCCGGGCACGGGTAAAAGCACCTATACCCAGGAGGTACTTACCCGTCGCGCCTGTCTGAAAGCGGTGCCCAACGACTGGTGCATTTTGTATAATTTCGCTAACCCCGATCAGCCTCTAGCCGTCTCCCTGCCCCCGGGACGAGGTCAGGTCTTCAAAAGAGACATGGAAGAGCTGATCAGCGACCTGCGCATAGCCATTCCCAAAGCCTTTGAAGGAACGGATTACGAGCAAAACAAACAAAGTGTGCTTCAAGAGGTGGAAAACCAACTGCAGGAGGCCCTGGAGCAGCTCCGCCAGGAAGCCTCCAAGGCCGGTTTTGCCATGAAGCAGGGCCCCACCGGTTTCATGTTCCTGCCCTTGAAGGAGGGCCGGCTCATGTCCCAGGAAGAATTTGAAGCGCTGACCCCGGAAGAACGCCGGGATATGGAAAACCGTGCGCGCGCCCTCCAGCAAAAGCTGGAAGAGATCGTCACCAGCGGGCGATCCCTGGAAAAAAAGGCCAAACAACGCATCCAAGCGCTGGAGAGGGAAATAGCCGGCTCGGCCATCGGCCCCCTAGTGGAACGGTTGCAGGAAAAGTACCGGGACTTCCCCCGGGTGGTGCGTTATTTGGGAGAAGTTGCCGAAGACATTTCCCGCAACCTGGATCATTTTAAATCCCCGGAAAGCCCCACGGTCCTCACTCCCCTTGGTTTTCCTATTGAAACCCAGGATCTCTTTAAACGCTACCAGGTGAACCTGTTTGTAAACAACGGAGAAACCCGGGGCGCCCCCGTGGTGGTAGAACCCAATCCCCATTACTACAATCTCTTCGGCAAAGTGGAATACCGCAGTTTTATGGGCAGCCTGAGTACGGACTTCACCATGATCAAGGCCGGGGCCATCCACCGGGCCAACGGCGGCTACCTGGTGCTCCAGGCCCGGGACGTGCTGGCCGACCCGATTGTCTGGGACACATTAAAAAAGGCCCTCAAAAACCGCCAGGTAGTAGTGGAAAACATCGGCGAGCAATTCCGCCTGGTCCCCACCGCTACCTTAAAACCAGAACCCATCCCCCTGAATGTAAAAGTAGTCCTCATCGGCAGCCACTACCTTTATCATCTCCTGCATGCCTTCGACGAGGATTTCCAAAAATTTTTCAAGGTTAAGGTAGACTTTGATACCGAGATGCCCCGCACACCGGAAAATCTCAGGCATTATGCAGCTTTTGTCAGTTCTGTTTGCGACCGGGAAAATTTAAAACACTTTGACCGCACCGGGTTGGCGGAACTAATAGAGCACGGGTCGCGCCTGGCCGCAAATCAGCACAAGCTCTCCACCCGCTTTAATGAAGTAATTGAAATTGTATACGAAGCCGCCGCCTGGGCCGAAATGGAAGGGGCCACTTATGTGAGTGCACCCCATGTCCGGCGGGCTATCGAAGAACGGGTATACCGTTCCAACCGCCTGGAAGAAAAAATCCAGGAAATGATGCTCCAGAGAAAGATCCTGGTGGATACCGACGGCGCTGTTGTCGGCCAGGTAAACGGCCTGTCGGTACTGGATGTGGGGGATTATTCCTTTGGACGGCCTTCCCGGATTACCGCGAAGACCTTCATGGGCCAGGAAGGAGTAGTGAACATCGAGCGGGAAACCCGCATGAGCGGGAGCCTGCACACCAAAGGCATACTCACCCTGGCGGGATTTTTAGGCGATCGTTTCGCCCAGGACAAACCCCTGCGGTTGTCCGCCCGGATTACCTTCGAGCAGCTATATGAAGGGGTAGATGGTGACAGCGCTTCCAGTGCCGAGCTATACGCCCTGCTTTCCGCCCTGTCGGGACTACCCATCAACCAAGGGCTAGCCGTAACCGGTTCCGTCAACCAGCACGGGGAAATCCAGCCCATTGGCGGGGTAAACGAAAAAATTGAAGGGTTCTTTGCCGTCTGCAAGGCCCGGGGCCTGACCGGCGAGCAGGGGGTAATCATTCCCGCCCAAAACATAGATAACTTAATGCTCAAACACGAAGTAGTAGAGGCTGTTCAGCAGGGCCGGTTCCATATTTACGCGGTGAGAACAGTTGAAGAGGGGATTGAACTGCTAACCGGTGTACCGGCCGGGACCAAACAACGCGACGGAAGTTACCCGGAAAACACCGTCTTCCACCTGGTAGATGAAAAACTGCGTCAATACGCCGAGGGTTTAACCAGTTTCGGCCACGGCAACAGCTGCCCAAAAAGTTGCGGAAAGTAA
- the speB gene encoding agmatinase, with the protein MLAEGLEKSGAFMGSTGDYRRASVVILGAPLDLTVSFRPGTRFAPAQIRQVSVGLEEYSPALERDLVDYAYYDAGDIVLPPGRVQESLGRIGAAVAAILADGKFPLLLGGEHLITLPVVEALFRCYPDLAVVHLDAHADLREEYLNERLSHATVMRRVVEILGAQNVFQLGIRSGTREEFSYGRANTHFFPGEILRPLTQIRTKLKSRPLYLTLDIDVLDPAYAPGTGTPEPGGCTPQEVFQALYLLADCRVVGMDLVEVCPVYDPTERTSLLAAKIVREAILCFGQGK; encoded by the coding sequence ATGCTTGCGGAAGGGTTGGAGAAAAGCGGCGCATTTATGGGGAGTACCGGTGACTACAGGCGTGCCTCTGTAGTTATTCTGGGTGCTCCCCTGGATTTAACGGTGAGCTTCCGTCCGGGGACCCGTTTTGCCCCGGCCCAAATCCGCCAGGTGAGTGTAGGGCTGGAGGAGTACAGCCCCGCCCTGGAGCGGGACCTGGTTGATTATGCTTACTATGATGCGGGAGATATTGTCCTGCCCCCGGGGCGGGTCCAGGAAAGCCTTGGGCGCATTGGTGCCGCGGTGGCCGCTATCCTGGCCGACGGCAAGTTTCCTCTTTTGCTCGGGGGGGAGCACCTGATTACCCTGCCGGTGGTGGAAGCTCTATTTCGTTGTTATCCTGATCTGGCAGTGGTACACTTAGATGCCCACGCGGATCTCCGCGAAGAATATTTAAATGAAAGACTCTCCCACGCTACCGTAATGCGCCGGGTGGTGGAGATACTCGGAGCGCAAAATGTTTTTCAATTAGGCATCCGTTCCGGGACCCGGGAGGAGTTTTCCTACGGCCGGGCAAACACACATTTCTTTCCCGGAGAAATCCTGCGGCCTTTAACTCAAATTCGCACTAAGCTCAAAAGCCGGCCGCTTTATCTTACCTTGGACATAGATGTCCTGGACCCGGCCTATGCCCCGGGGACGGGTACGCCGGAACCGGGGGGGTGTACGCCCCAGGAGGTCTTCCAGGCCCTTTACCTGCTGGCTGATTGCCGGGTGGTGGGTATGGATCTGGTAGAAGTGTGCCCGGTTTATGACCCTACGGAGCGCACATCCCTGCTGGCGGCTAAAATCGTCCGGGAAGCTATTTTATGTTTTGGGCAAGGGAAGTGA